TTGAGGGCGAAGAGTCCGCTGTGGCCTGGTTTTACCGCGTGTTGCGCAACGCGGTGATTGACCAGTACCGCCGTCACGCGACGGAGAACAAGGCACTGGCCTACTGGGGCCGTGAGATGGAGGGCGAAACGGCTCCGGCGCCCGGGATCCGCGATGAGATCTGCGCGTGCCTGACGAAGGTGGTGGACGGGTTGACGCCGAACTATGCGTCTCTGCTGCGGGCGGTGGACCTGGGAGAGCAGCCGCTGCATGCTTTTGCAGAGGAACATCATCTTTCCGGAGGGAATGCTGCCGTGCGGGCGCACCGGGCACGTGCGGCGCTGCGGAAGGAGCTGATCAAGACCTGCGGATCATGTTCCGAGCATGGTTGCATGGACTGTACCTGCCGCCGGGCGTAGAACCCCCACGCCGTCCGGACCGTCTACTGAATGAGGACCTCCGCGGAGCTGCGGGTACACCCTTGTGGGACGAGTGGAGTAGAGTCGATATCGATGAACATGCGTGAATTTATCCGTTTGGCTTTGGTTGGGATGCTGGGTGTGGTGTTGTGCGGTTCTGCCGCGGCGCAGCAGGCGCCGGGGGATGACAGCGGGCCGGTGCAACAGAACGACGGCATTGTGCTGAAAAAGAAGCAGCCGAAGGAAGATGCTCCGCCACCTCCTCCTGCCCCGGAAGAGGAGAAGATCAAGAACCCGAAGGGCATGGATATGCCCGTGATCCGTGTGAATACCTCCGTGGTGACGGTGGACGTGAGCGTTCTGCTGGATAAGAACCGCCAGTTTGTGCCGGGGCTGAAGCCGGGCAATTTCCGCGTAACGGAAGATGGCGTGGACCAGAACATCAGCGATCTGCGAACGATGAAGGCTCCCATTACGGCGGTGATGCTGCTGGAGTTTGCCGCTAACAACTGGTTCTTCATCCAGGACATGCAGAACACGGCCGCGGCCTTCTTCCGTTCGCTGAAGGAAGATGACTATATTGCCGTGGTGACCTATGACCTGCGCACGCGCATTTTGACCGACTTTACCAAGGACAAAATGACGACGCTACAGGCGCTGCAGACGCTGACGATTCCGGGCTTCAGCGATACGAACATGTTCGACGCGCTGTACGAGACGCTGGACCGTGTGAGCCGGATTGAGGGCCGCAAGTACATCATCCTGATTGGCAGCGGCCGCGACACGTTCTCAAAGATCACGCTGGACACCATTCTGAAGAAGGTGAAGGCGACGCCGAATGTGACGATCTTCTCGATCGGCACCGGGCAGCTTGTACGTACGCTGGCCGAGCCCGGGATGGGCGGCATTCAACGGCTGGACTACCTGCAGGCCGACAACCAGATGAAGACCTTCGCTTCGATGACCGGCGGTCTGTCGTTCTTCCCGCAGTTCCAGGGAGCTCTGCCGGATATCTTTGCTTCGATCAACGACTCCATCCGGAACCAGTATGTGCTGAGCTATAAGCCGTCCAACATGAAGCAGGACGGAACATACCGCAAGATCAAAGTGACGCTTGTGGACAACGAAGGCAGGCCGCTGAAGATGGTGGATGAGAAGGGCAAGCAGCTGAAGTACTCCGTGATTGCGCGTGATGGGTATACGGCGCGAAGAGAAGTGGAATAGTTCTTAGGTGCAAGGAAGGGCGAGGCGGAAGCTTCGCCCTTTTTCTTTTGCCTGGAAAAGCAGATCCCTGCGGGATGACAACAAGAAAGCAAAGGCAAAGGGCCAACGTAGAATTGCGGGATGTATATCCCTTCGTACTTTCGCGAGGAAGATCGCGCCGAGATTGTCAGCTTCCTGAAGTCACGCTCGTTTGCGAATCTGGTGACCGCCGGGCCGGGAGGGCTGGTGTGTACGCCGCTGCCCTTCCTTCTGGATGAGGCTGAGGGGGAGCATGGCGTGCTGTACGCGCACCTGGCCAGGGCGAATGACCACTGGAAACGCGCGGTGGAGCATGAGGCGCTGGTGATCTTTGAGGGGGCGGATGCGTATATTTCGCCCAACTGGTACGAGTCCAAGAAGCGCGACGGTATGTCGGTGCCAACGTGGAACTATGTCACCGTGCAGGTGTACGGGCCGGTGGAGTTCTTTCACGAAGAGGAGCGGCTGCTGGAGGTGGTCTCGCGGCTGACGGATCGTCATGAAAGCGGACGTCCGCAACCGTGGGCGGTCAGCGATGCCCCGGAGGAGTTTATCCGGGCACAGCTTCGCGGCATTGTGGGTGTGCGGATTCCGATTACGAAGATTGATGCCAAGCGCAAGCTGAGCCAGAACCGCAATGCGGCCGACAAGGCTGGCGTGGTGGAAGGGCTTGCGCAGGGCAGCGAGCGTGACCGAGAACTGGCTGCGCTGATCAAGCCGTAGCGACTAGCGCTTGCGCGGGGTGGTCAGGTCGAGGTCGGCGTGTGTCATCTGCTTGGTGAGCAGGATGATCTGCCCGGTGTGCTGGTGCAGGTGGCCGACGACGAGGTAGATGGCTTCAAGCTTGGTGACGGCTCCCCAGCCGCCGCCGGGCTGCGGGTCGGTAACGGACATCAGATCATCCAGCGGCAGCGTGGCGATGACCGCACGGGCTTCCTCCAGCGTGGTGTCGAAGATGCGCAGGACGGCTTCGCGGGGCAGACGTACGTTGAGCGCGAACTCTTCATCGCGCTGGCGGACATCCGGCTGACCGTCGACGCCGTGCATGATCCACTGGCGGATATTGCCTGCCAGATGGAGCAGCAGGTTGGCGATGGAGTTCTCGTGGTCTCCGCCGCGCTGCCAGAGTTGGTCATCGCTGAGGCGAGCGAGGCAGTCGTGAATGTTCTTCACGGCGAGCCCCATGCGGCGGTCGGAGAAGGCGAGGAAGGTGGTGGCGAGGTCGTTTGCCATGGCTTCTATTGTGCTCTCTTGCGAAGGGCAAATCTCACTCATGCTGCGTATGGATGGGCACCCAGAGTGGTGGTTGGCCCTCTACTCGGGGCCGTAGATGGTTTCCAGCAGCTCCACGGCGAGCTTGCGCAGGGGGCGCATCAGCGGCAGTGAGGAGAGCTGGATGAGGCGTGTGACCAGCGGCAGGGATTTTTCCAGCAGCTTGTGAGTGCGGCGCTGCGCGGGTGACTGGTCGTAGACCCAGTAGAGGATGATGCCCATCTGGTAGATCCAGAGCACGGCCGGCAGGTGCGGCGCCAGGTCGGTGGGGTACTTGATCTTGTCGGCGTCGAGCGCCTGCTGGAAGCTGAGGATGTCGCGCTCGCGGATTTGTCGGGAGTCTTCGCTGAAGGGCGAGAGCGAGTGACCGGGGTTGGTGTGCGCGGCCAGGGCCGAGAGCAGCGACCGGTTGGGTCGGAAGTAGTCCAGCTTGGCGGTGATGAGCGCGTGCAGCCGGGCCTGCAGGTTCTTGTGCTTCTGTGCGAGAACTTCGTTGAGCCGCGGTTCCAGGTCTGCCTGCGACTGCGCGTAGAAGGCGAGGACGAGCGCGTCTTTCGACGCGAAATAGTAATAGGTCGCTCCGAGAGCGACACCGGCCTCGGCGGCGATCTCGCGCATGGTGGTCTTGTCGAAGCCCTGTTCGCGGAAGAGCGCGAGCGCGGTGGAAAGGATCAGCGCTCGCGTCTCTTCGGATTTCTGTGTCTTGGTGGTTGTCATTCGGCCTGCGGTTCCGGTGTTGTGCGCTGTGCGTAGTATGCCTGTTCGGTGGCGGTTCTGGGGTGACGTGCCGCTTTGCGGGCGCGGTTGAAGAGGTAGATGTTGAAGAAGTGCATCAGGCCGAGGAGCAGGAGCACCGTGCCGATCTTGGTGCTGACGACTTCGATGGCGTTCTGCAGACTGCCGACGCCGCTGTTCTCGCGCAGTGCCAGAGTGACATATCCGATGTTGATGAGGTAGAAGCCGACGACGAGCAGGTGGTTCACCGAGTCGGCCAGACTGGTGTTGCCGTGGAAAGCATCCAGGAGGAAGGGACGTCCGTTTTTGTGCAGCGTCTGGGCGACCCAGACGACGGTGACGAGGCTGAGCAGGAGGTAGGCGACATAGCAACCGACGAGATACATGGTGGTTCTCCTTTCGGCACGCCTTACTGAACGTGTTCAGTTTAGTAGATGCGACCTGTGGCGGTAAAGTCCGCATTTATTTTGAACTTGTTCAGTATTGATGGGAGGGGACGGAGATGGGTACGCGGACCCACTGCATTCCGGCGGCTTCTGCGGACCGGATGCCGGCGTCGGCATCCTCAAAGACAAGGCAGGTGGAAGGATCGATATGCAACCGTTTTGCGGCGGTGAGAAAGGGTTCGGGATTGGGCTTGCCGAGGGTGTAGTCTTCCGCGCCGATGATGACGGGGAAGTAGTCGAGCAGGTTCAGAGTGGTGAGGGTGCGGCGGATGGAGTCGCGGGGAGAACCGGAGACGATGGCAAAAGGAATCTTGCCATGTGCCGCGAGGATGCACTCGAGAACGGAGGGCACGGCGGTGACCTGATCGAGCATGGAAAGGTAGATCGATTCCTTGCGGTGGGCGACGGCGGGCGGATCGAGCTTATAGCCGAAGTGCTTGTTCAGGTTCTCAACCACGCCGATGAGGGGAACTCCACCCCAGGCGTAGAAGAGGTCTTCGGGAAAGGTGCCACCAGCTTCTTCGACTGCCTGCCGCCAGGAGAGATAGTGCAGCGGCATGCTGTCGGCAATGGTGCCGTCCATATCGAAGAGATAGGCCTGAAAGTTTCCTTCGGGGAGAACGAGTGAATTCTTGCTCATACTCTATTGTGCCGTGGCGAGCAGGTTTTCGATCAGCCACGCGACGCCGTCCTGGGAGTGTGGGGGCAGGATGGGCCAGCCGTTCCGCTGTGCCAGGGTACGCAGCTCCGGAGGGGCATTGGACATAAGCGCGGCGGAGCCTGCGGCCTGCAGCATGGAGAGATCGTTCCAGTTGTCGCCGATGGCGAGCGTGTCTTCGATGGGGATATTGAGATCCTGGGCCAGGCGAGTGATTGCGATGCCCTTGGAGCAGCCGGCAGGCAGAATATCGACGATGCAGAGATCACGTTCCGCGTATTCGGTGCGGTGGATGGCGATGCGCGCCGTGTGCAACCGCTCGAGGGGGTCGTGGTTGGTGGCGTAGACATGCTCGTGCGAGAGCAGATGGGCTTCAGCCTGTTGCATGTGGGCGATGGTGCCGCAGAGCATGGCCTGGATGGGTTCATTGCCGGTGAGGGCATCTTCGATGGGGTCGATGCGTGCGATGTAGGGTTCGTTGGCGATCATCCAGCGCTCGATGGACTGGTGCAGGTGATCCAGGTGCTCGACGACCAGGGCGCCACGTTCGTCTTCTCCGTCGGGGCCGACGAGGTCAAAGGTCATGACGAGGGTATCCCGGTAGTCGAGCAGGTGCTGTGTGAGCCAGAGAGAGGTGTCGAGCGCCAGGGTCGACCGATGCAGCAACTGGTGATTGAAATCGCGCAGCACGGCTCCGTTGGAGGAGATGAGGGTGTTGTGGACACCGAGGCCGACCTCGCGCAGGACGCGCAGGGCGTAGCAGTGGCGGCGTCCGGTGGCGATGGCGATGTGGATGCCTGCCTGTTCGGCGCGGAGGAGAGCTTCCGTGGCGCGTGGCGTAATGCGGCCCTCTGGCGGCAGAAGAGTTCCGTCGATGTCGATGGCGATGAGGCGGGGTCGTTTCACAGGGTCGATTCCAGAAGGGCGCGTACGTCCCGGGCTCCATGCAGGACACGCACGATCTCCACGGTCGTGCCGTCAGCAATGTAGAAGATCGGGTAGTCCGAAAAAATGTTGACGGGAAGAACGTGGAGCGTGTGCAGGAGTTCGTGTGGCAGGGTATACAGGCGACCCGCATGAGGACAGCTTCTTAGGCGCTCCGCGGTGTGTTTTGCATAGTGAAGAAAACGGGAGGTGATGGCTGATGCGATTCCCGGTGAAGAATAGCAGGCGGCGATGTTCGCCAGGTCTCGCTGTGCTTCTGGAGAATAGATAAGGCGAAACAATCTCACGAAGCTCGTTTGCCTGCAGCTCTTAGCCTGGCTTCTTCCAGAAGACGTTCCGAGGCAGCTTCCGACATTTCTGCCGACGGGCCGCTTTCCAGTCCTTTGAGTAGCTCCTGCTCAAGCCACTCGCGGGTCTTGGCAAGCTGTTCCGGAAAGTACGCGGAAGAATCAGGGCGCTCCATGGGGACATTGTATCCCGACTAGGTGGGGATGCAGTCGGGCTCCTTGGTGCGGGCTTCAGACTTGGTGGTGAGGGTTATGGCAGCGACAAGAATGAGGATGCCGCCGGTAATGCCGGTGGGACCGAGGGATTCTCCGAGAAGGACGATGCCCAGGATGGAGCCGATGAGCGGCTCCATGTTGAGGAAGACACCGGCCTGTGAGGCGGGGATGTGAGTGATGCCGTAGTTCCACAGGAAGGTGGAGGCAGCGGTACAGAGCACTCCGCTGGCGGCCAGAGCCAGCCACGTCTTAAGCGAGATGCCGTGGACGGGTGGAAGGCCGTACATCGCCGGAACGATCAGGGCGAGCATCAGGAGGCCGCTGAAGAGACTGTAGGCAGTGACAATCAGCGCGGAGTGGGTGGCCATAAGGCGCTTGTTGCAGAGGATCCAGAAGAGCGCGATGACCAGCGACAGAACCACGAGCAGGTCGCCTGCGAGACTGGGGTCACCGGCGGCATGGCTGTGACGGCTGCCGAGGGCGATCAGGCCTGCTCCGGTGGTGGAGACGACCAGCGAGACCCAGCCGATCCAGTCCAGCCGTTCGTGCGCGAACAGGGTGGCGCCCACCGCCAGGATGACGGGCATCATCCCGACCATCAGAGCGGCATGGGAGACGGTGGTGAGTGACAGGCCCTTGAACTGGAGCAGGAACTGTACTGGAATGCCGAGGAAGGCACCGAGAAGCAGTATTCCCCACTGGGAGCGGTTCAGACCCGGGCGATGCAGGCAGAGCACAGGCAGCATGGCCAGCACGGCAAAGAAGAAGCGGTAGAAAACCATGTGGCCGACGGCCATCTCCGCCAGGGCGATCTTGCCGAAGTAGAAACCCATGCCCCAGAAGGCGCCCGCGGTGGCGCAGGCCAGAAATCCGGAGGCCCGGTTGTGTGTGGGAGCCATCTCTTCAATGTCGCACACCTTGGGGGAGTGGCGGGTAACAGTGCGGTTGTGAAAGAGTGGGAGTCAAAAGCAACGATGCGATTGAGCCATAGCAAACTGGTGGGGGGAATAGCGGGGCTTTGCCTGCAGGTGGTCGTGCTGGCGCAGCAATCGCCCTATCAGTTGCAGATTCCGAAGACACAAAAGGCCGATACCCGGATCGAGTTGCCGGGACTGGTTCCACCGCAGTCGAAGTTTCTGCTGGACCGTACGGTGTACGAGACGGTGGACTTTGTGGACGACAAGCACCTGCTGGTGACCTTCCCGGTGAAGGAGCTGCTACCGCGCATTGTCGATGACCCCGAAACCGAT
Above is a genomic segment from Terriglobus tenax containing:
- a CDS encoding sigma-70 family RNA polymerase sigma factor; the encoded protein is MSETMLSPLLEQRKQFLSFVRRRVNDPALAEDILQAAYLRAMKHEGDFEGEESAVAWFYRVLRNAVIDQYRRHATENKALAYWGREMEGETAPAPGIRDEICACLTKVVDGLTPNYASLLRAVDLGEQPLHAFAEEHHLSGGNAAVRAHRARAALRKELIKTCGSCSEHGCMDCTCRRA
- a CDS encoding HAD-IIB family hydrolase, whose product is MKRPRLIAIDIDGTLLPPEGRITPRATEALLRAEQAGIHIAIATGRRHCYALRVLREVGLGVHNTLISSNGAVLRDFNHQLLHRSTLALDTSLWLTQHLLDYRDTLVMTFDLVGPDGEDERGALVVEHLDHLHQSIERWMIANEPYIARIDPIEDALTGNEPIQAMLCGTIAHMQQAEAHLLSHEHVYATNHDPLERLHTARIAIHRTEYAERDLCIVDILPAGCSKGIAITRLAQDLNIPIEDTLAIGDNWNDLSMLQAAGSAALMSNAPPELRTLAQRNGWPILPPHSQDGVAWLIENLLATAQ
- a CDS encoding FMN-binding negative transcriptional regulator; protein product: MYIPSYFREEDRAEIVSFLKSRSFANLVTAGPGGLVCTPLPFLLDEAEGEHGVLYAHLARANDHWKRAVEHEALVIFEGADAYISPNWYESKKRDGMSVPTWNYVTVQVYGPVEFFHEEERLLEVVSRLTDRHESGRPQPWAVSDAPEEFIRAQLRGIVGVRIPITKIDAKRKLSQNRNAADKAGVVEGLAQGSERDRELAALIKP
- a CDS encoding TetR/AcrR family transcriptional regulator, which gives rise to MTTTKTQKSEETRALILSTALALFREQGFDKTTMREIAAEAGVALGATYYYFASKDALVLAFYAQSQADLEPRLNEVLAQKHKNLQARLHALITAKLDYFRPNRSLLSALAAHTNPGHSLSPFSEDSRQIRERDILSFQQALDADKIKYPTDLAPHLPAVLWIYQMGIILYWVYDQSPAQRRTHKLLEKSLPLVTRLIQLSSLPLMRPLRKLAVELLETIYGPE
- a CDS encoding DMT family transporter codes for the protein MAPTHNRASGFLACATAGAFWGMGFYFGKIALAEMAVGHMVFYRFFFAVLAMLPVLCLHRPGLNRSQWGILLLGAFLGIPVQFLLQFKGLSLTTVSHAALMVGMMPVILAVGATLFAHERLDWIGWVSLVVSTTGAGLIALGSRHSHAAGDPSLAGDLLVVLSLVIALFWILCNKRLMATHSALIVTAYSLFSGLLMLALIVPAMYGLPPVHGISLKTWLALAASGVLCTAASTFLWNYGITHIPASQAGVFLNMEPLIGSILGIVLLGESLGPTGITGGILILVAAITLTTKSEARTKEPDCIPT
- a CDS encoding HAD family hydrolase, which produces MSKNSLVLPEGNFQAYLFDMDGTIADSMPLHYLSWRQAVEEAGGTFPEDLFYAWGGVPLIGVVENLNKHFGYKLDPPAVAHRKESIYLSMLDQVTAVPSVLECILAAHGKIPFAIVSGSPRDSIRRTLTTLNLLDYFPVIIGAEDYTLGKPNPEPFLTAAKRLHIDPSTCLVFEDADAGIRSAEAAGMQWVRVPISVPSHQY
- a CDS encoding DinB family protein, giving the protein MANDLATTFLAFSDRRMGLAVKNIHDCLARLSDDQLWQRGGDHENSIANLLLHLAGNIRQWIMHGVDGQPDVRQRDEEFALNVRLPREAVLRIFDTTLEEARAVIATLPLDDLMSVTDPQPGGGWGAVTKLEAIYLVVGHLHQHTGQIILLTKQMTHADLDLTTPRKR
- a CDS encoding VWA domain-containing protein; translated protein: MNMREFIRLALVGMLGVVLCGSAAAQQAPGDDSGPVQQNDGIVLKKKQPKEDAPPPPPAPEEEKIKNPKGMDMPVIRVNTSVVTVDVSVLLDKNRQFVPGLKPGNFRVTEDGVDQNISDLRTMKAPITAVMLLEFAANNWFFIQDMQNTAAAFFRSLKEDDYIAVVTYDLRTRILTDFTKDKMTTLQALQTLTIPGFSDTNMFDALYETLDRVSRIEGRKYIILIGSGRDTFSKITLDTILKKVKATPNVTIFSIGTGQLVRTLAEPGMGGIQRLDYLQADNQMKTFASMTGGLSFFPQFQGALPDIFASINDSIRNQYVLSYKPSNMKQDGTYRKIKVTLVDNEGRPLKMVDEKGKQLKYSVIARDGYTARREVE
- a CDS encoding type II toxin-antitoxin system RelE/ParE family toxin, which produces MRLFRLIYSPEAQRDLANIAACYSSPGIASAITSRFLHYAKHTAERLRSCPHAGRLYTLPHELLHTLHVLPVNIFSDYPIFYIADGTTVEIVRVLHGARDVRALLESTL